The Fusarium falciforme chromosome 8, complete sequence region GATTACGATTGGACGCATTTCGGATGGATTCGTTCCAGGAAGCCGGCCGCAGTACGCCGCCGATGAGCGCCCGGCGGACCCATGGACTGAGGGCCAATGTTTGCACGCAATGCCGACGTCTCAAGCGAAAAGTTAACATACCCGCCAATCCGATCACTGAACAGAGACTGATGATCCCAGTGTAATAGACAGACCCCATGCTCAACGTGTATACACCGCCAGATCCCTCATCTCTGCCACCTACCTGCCCCATCATCGATGGGAACATCGCGTCACCGACAAATGCCTTCCCCGCGACATCATGATGTTCATACCAATGACCCCATCGCGAGCATTCAAACGCCAGCGCGGACAACAGAACCATCTACGACCTCTGGGTCGGGCTTCCATTCCTCCCGCATCGGACATCTGCTCAATTCGCGAGGGGCGCCGTCGTATCATGGGGCATCTTACTTTGGTTACCAATCCGCCGCGTCCTTGATATCCATGGAATCACCGGAGTTACCGATAGGCATGTCCTGCATGCCCAACTCCTCCACAAGACCGAACCCTCATTTCCACCGAGATGACAAAAGCCCTTACTCGCATATCTGGGAGCTCGTCGGGTATCTGCCGAGGAGAAAAGAGCTGGTCGATTATCGTGTTGAGAGATTCTTCGCTGAGCTCAATCCGGTCTACGACGCTGTCCACCACGAGACTTTTCAGACAAGCTACGATGCCTTCTGGAACCGCAAGTGGGGTGACGATGACCTGACGGCCGTGGACTTGCGATGGCTTGCAGTCCTTTTCATGATGCTTGCCTTTGCTGAGTTGCTGGACTGCTCCCCTGACGCGTCCCCCGAGGCACAAAGAAGCTGCGAGGAGACTTCAGTGCAGTTCTTCTGGGGATCACGAAAGGCCATCGTTCTCGCGCCCACATTGTCAGGTGAGAGTCCTGACCTGGTACGGGCCGGCATCTTGGTGTCGCGGTACTTGATGTTCTGGGGACGCAAAACTGAGAGCTGGCTTACAAGCTCCTTCGCCATCCGTATGGCACAGGCCCAAGGTATGCATGTTGATGGAGAGTCTTGGGGACTCCCACCAAAAGTGCTTGAGACGCGACGACGATTGTGGTGCACACTCTATTCGATGGATCGGTCAATATCACTCGCGACTGGTCGGCCTTACACCATTAACAGCAAGCACTGCATGGAGATGAAGATACGGAATGTGTGGATTGATGACAACTCGCCTGAAGATGCAGCAGCTGCTGTGGAGAAGCCGATCGAAGACCCAACACAGAGCATCTACTATAGATTCACTCAGCAGCTTGCGACCATCTTGGGTGACATCCACGACGACTTCTTCGGCCTTGTACCAATGACGGCATCCTATCAAACTTATGAAAAGGTCATGGCTTTGGACCAGATCCTCCTGGACTGGGCCGCCGGTCTGCCGCCCTACTTCCGCCTGGACGATGCTGACACCTCCCTGGATTCTGAGCGACCTTTCTTACGGTGGCAGAGAATGTATCTTCACTCGTCGTACCACTTTGCGCGGATTACGCTGCACCGTACTTATGTCCTCCTGGAATCGATTACAGACCGCTTCCAGTATTCACGTACGGCATGCATCTCCTCAGCCTGTGCTGACCTCCGTCAAAAGCTCTCTCTCCGAAACTCGTCCATGACAGATAGACTCCTTGCTGGAGCTGCTATGCACAATCTTTTCAACTCGGCACTCGTCCTCGGCATCATTGCCGTCAAGGAACCACACAGCCCTCGCACAAACGCTATACTGGAAGACCTGGCTGCCTACTGCGAGAAAATGCGCGCCGACACCTGGGCCAACGAGTTCGTCATGGCAGAAGTCAAGGTCATTGAACTATGCATCTATACAGCGAGAAAGACAAGCGGAGGAGGGTCAGAGCGCTCACACTCTACACAGCGCCCAGATCTCGGCAATGCGGCCTGTCAGGATGGCGATGTGAGCTATACTGATGAGCTTGATGTCCATGCCCCCTATGAGAGTTGGCTGGACAGCTGGCTCGGACCCACACGCACGTTTCTCGAGCCGCTAGACTACCAATTTTGGGAGGATCTTGTCGGCACATTGGAGGCAAGATGATGAACTTGGTATTGGTACAACCCTAAAGCTTGATAGATGACACGATCGGGTTTTTGAGCGTGCCGATGCCATGGGAAATGGTGATCTGCAGATCACTGCCAGCCTTTAGATACCGCGGGGGTTTCCTCCCATGCCCAATACCCGATGGTGTTCCGGTCAATATCACCGTGCCCTTTGGTAGGGTACTATCCCTTGAGAGATGCTCAATAATCTCACCCACAGAGAAGATGAACTCATCCGTCTTCCCGTCTTGTAGCACCTCGCCGTTGAGGGTTGACTTGAGACACACGCCCCGGTTGACATCAGTAAACAGCTCACTCCTGACCAGGCAGGGTCCGAGGGGACAGAATCCGTCGAAACCCTTACTGTATCCCCATTGTGAGGTCTTGGACTGGACATCACGGGCAGTCACATCGTTGGCGGCTGTGTACCCCAAGATGTAACGCCCTGCATCTTCACGTCTGACGTTCTTGCAGTCTCGGGCGAGCACAATGGCGAGTTCGACTTCTGCGTCGACCATGTCTGGCGCTGAGCTGGGGAGAATAATTGGCGAGGACGGGCTTGTGAGTGTTGTAGAGGGCTTGGTGAAGACTTCAGGGATGCTGGGGAGGGGGCAGTTGAGCTCTGCTGCGTGATCTTTGAAGTTGAGGCCGATACAGCGGATGGTGGTGACCTCTTGGGTTGACAGTGGGGACAGGAGCTAGCTAGTTAGCAACGAGTGATTCACCGAGCGAGGCAACGTACCGTCTTGATGAATGCAGTCTGGCCAGTGAATTGGCTTTCGTCTACCGCAGAGGGACGGTCAAGCAAGCGGACCTCGACTGACTGGCCTGCGGCGATGGCCAAACCGACTATGACTGTCAACCTTGGCCCCCAAGATCACGGGATATGTCTCACCATCAACATTTTGATCAATTGGCTCTCCGCACAATTCTCGGTCGTCTGTTGAGATGAATCGCACAAAGCGCGTCCATGTCTGTGTGCCGTCAGTACAGTTGTTAGACTATCAGTCTATGAGTGAGTCGGCTTACAGCTGGCATGGAACCCATCTTGCAAGAATCACACTGAGCCACAAAGAGGAGAACACAATCAAGGCATGATAAAGAAAGAGACAAGATAGGAAGTCAACTGATCTTTCGAAATAAATAATCGAGGACTGGAATCCCGTATCActgccatgcccatgccgaTCAGCTTGCCCGCTTTTTCCTTGCCGCCCGCTGCCGCTCGCCGCCCTCTTAGTCGGGGGCCAAACTCTGTCCGCCGATATCAAGGCCCCATCTTCGCCGACGCCAGAGCGTCCAGACTGACTCGCCGCCCACACACACCCTAGTCATCGTTGGTCTAAGCGAGGGATTCGCCGCTTCGCCGCTCGTTATCCGTAGTCTGGTGCCAGCCTTATCGTAGCGTCGTGATCCTAAAGACGGGCAAGGTCTTGATAGGCTTATCGCTTGCCCGCCTCCACAGACCGTTGGTCTTGTGTTGATCTGGATCTGGGGTATAAGTGTCAGGTGTTTCCCCAATGTGTCAAACCTTACCATCCAGGCCATCAGCTCTCGAACCGACTTCCCTTGGTTTGTTTCCTTCAGCTAATAACTTCACGTTACGACAAGACGAGATGGACAAGTCTGAGAAGATCATCGACGATGAGGTCGGCCGGCTTAGCGAGAATATCCAGGATTCCAACTTGTTTCTTGATCCACAGAGTGAAAAGAAACTTGTTCGGAAGTTGGATATTTGGATTGCGCCGGTTATGACCATCATTTTTCTGACAGCCTATCTCGACCGCGCCAACATTGGCAATGCAGCCTCGGCGGGCATGACGGAGGATCTTGGCATGACCAGCGGCGAAATTGGCAGTAAGCATCCTATTCTAACTCCAAAACGATATGAGCATCACTGACGGGACCAGATGCTGTTACCCTCTTCTACGTCACCTACGTGGCCGCCGAGGTCCCCTGCTCCCTCGTCCTCAAGAAATTCCACCCTTCTCGCATGATCCCTCTCCTCATCTTTTGCTGGTCTTGCGTCCTCATTGGCACGGGCTTCATGCACAATGTTGGCCAACTCTACGCCTcgcgcctcctccttggtctcttcGAGTCGGGCATGTTCCCCTGTCTGGCACTGTACCTCTCGACCTTTTACTCTCCCGGCGAACAAGCTCTGCGCATCTCATACCTCTTCGTCTCCGCTGCACTGAGTGGATCCTTTGGCGGCCTCTTCGCCTACGCACTTCTCAAGATGGACGGTGTCGGTGGTCTCGAGGGTTGGCGCTGGCTGTTTATCATCGAGGGCTGTGCATCGGTCCTCGTGGCGGCGTTTACATACATGATGCTCCCCGACGACTTTGAGCACGCTCGGTTCCTCAACGAGGACGAAAAGTCGATGATGCGGGTGCGCGCCGAGATTAATGCGCGATACAACGGCAAGCCGGACTTTGATTGGGAAGAGGTCATGCGCGCTGTCAGGGATCCGAAGCTCTACATTTCGTGCTGGTCTCAGTTCATGGCGGATATCTGCTCGTTTGGCCTGAGCTCTTTCTTGCCGCTCATCATTCGCAGCTTTGGATACGGAGTTGTTACGACTCAGTTGTTGACGATTCCTGTCTTCTTCTGGGCCAGCGCGGCGTACATCGTGGTCTCGTACCTCAGTGACAGGTGGAAGCAGAGGGCGTTGTTCATGATGCCCGCTGCCTTGGTCACGGCTATCGGGTATGCTGTCAACATCGGTGTGTCCATGGATCAAAGGGGTGTGCTGTACTTTTCGACATTTCTCATTGCGCCTGGTGTGTACATGATCGTGGGATTGAATTGCGCATGGCTGTTGAACAGTCATGCGCCGTACTACAAGCGTGCCATGGCTATCGGTATGAATCAGTCCATTGGCAACACCGCTGGTATTGTGGTAAGTCCTCCTCGTGCAAATTTCC contains the following coding sequences:
- a CDS encoding Fungal-trans domain-containing protein; this encodes MSCMPNSSTRPNPHFHRDDKSPYSHIWELVGYLPRRKELVDYRVERFFAELNPVYDAVHHETFQTSYDAFWNRKWGDDDLTAVDLRWLAVLFMMLAFAELLDCSPDASPEAQRSCEETSVQFFWGSRKAIVLAPTLSGESPDLVRAGILVSRYLMFWGRKTESWLTSSFAIRMAQAQGMHVDGESWGLPPKVLETRRRLWCTLYSMDRSISLATGRPYTINSKHCMEMKIRNVWIDDNSPEDAAAAVEKPIEDPTQSIYYRFTQQLATILGDIHDDFFGLVPMTASYQTYEKVMALDQILLDWAAGLPPYFRLDDADTSLDSERPFLRWQRMYLHSSYHFARITLHRTYVLLESITDRFQYSRTACISSACADLRQKLSLRNSSMTDRLLAGAAMHNLFNSALVLGIIAVKEPHSPRTNAILEDLAAYCEKMRADTWANEFVMAEVKVIELCIYTARKTSGGGSERSHSTQRPDLGNAACQDGDVSYTDELDVHAPYESWLDSWLGPTRTFLEPLDYQFWEDLVGTLEAR
- a CDS encoding MFS domain-containing protein, with the translated sequence MDKSEKIIDDEVGRLSENIQDSNLFLDPQSEKKLVRKLDIWIAPVMTIIFLTAYLDRANIGNAASAGMTEDLGMTSGEIGNAVTLFYVTYVAAEVPCSLVLKKFHPSRMIPLLIFCWSCVLIGTGFMHNVGQLYASRLLLGLFESGMFPCLALYLSTFYSPGEQALRISYLFVSAALSGSFGGLFAYALLKMDGVGGLEGWRWLFIIEGCASVLVAAFTYMMLPDDFEHARFLNEDEKSMMRVRAEINARYNGKPDFDWEEVMRAVRDPKLYISCWSQFMADICSFGLSSFLPLIIRSFGYGVVTTQLLTIPVFFWASAAYIVVSYLSDRWKQRALFMMPAALVTAIGYAVNIGVSMDQRGVLYFSTFLIAPGVYMIVGLNCAWLLNSHAPYYKRAMAIGMNQSIGNTAGIVVGQIFRTKQDGKYLMGLSGSLAAALLAVLGHVSLYIYLRRENTRRQNLTEEQREAEITAGKSGDFHPDYRYAL
- a CDS encoding FAA-hydrolase domain-containing protein; translated protein: MGSMPATWTRFVRFISTDDRELCGEPIDQNVDVGLAIAAGQSVEVRLLDRPSAVDESQFTGQTAFIKTLLSPLSTQEVTTIRCIGLNFKDHAAELNCPLPSIPEVFTKPSTTLTSPSSPIILPSSAPDMVDAEVELAIVLARDCKNVRREDAGRYILGYTAANDVTARDVQSKTSQWGYSKGFDGFCPLGPCLVRSELFTDVNRGVCLKSTLNGEVLQDGKTDEFIFSVGEIIEHLSRDSTLPKGTVILTGTPSGIGHGRKPPRYLKAGSDLQITISHGIGTLKNPIVSSIKL